DNA from Amorphoplanes friuliensis DSM 7358:
CGGCACAGCCTCGACGTGTTCAGGGAGACCGTGCGGCAGTACGGCGCGCTGACCGCTTCGGTCTACTCGACGTCCCAGGAGATCCTCGCCGCCGCCCGTGAGGCCGCGCTGGATGCCGGTGTGCACCTCTCGCAAAACCTCACCGGCGGTGTCTTCGTCAATCAGACGGCGGCCTTCAGCGACCTGCACGGCACCGCGGCCAATCCGGCCGCGACCGCGTCGCTGACCGACTCCTACTTCGTCTCCGGCCGCTTCTTCACCCTGCAGTCGCGCTACCACCTGGCGGGGGAGACCAATGCCTGACGCATTCCTGATCGGCGGCGTCCGCACTCCGCAGGGCAAGTACGGCGGCGCGCTGTCCGGCGTACGCCCTGATGACCTCGCCGGGCTGGTCGTGCGCGAGGCGGTCAGCCGCGCCGGGGTCCCCGGCGAGGCGATCGACGAGGTTGTTCTCGGCGCCGCCAACCAGGCCGGCGAGGACAACCGCAACGTCGCCCGCATGGCCGTGCTGCTCGCGGGCCTACCCGACACCGTGCCCGGCTACACGGTCAACCGCCTCTGCGCGAGCGGTCTGACCGCGATCGTGTCGGCCGCTCAGGCGATCCGCAGCGGCGAGGCCGATCTGATGGTGGCAGGCGGCGTGGAATCCATGACGCGCGCGCCGTGGGTCATGGCCAAGCCCGGCACGCCTTGGGCGCGTCCCGGCGAGGTTGTCGACTCCTCACTGGGCTGGCGTTTCACCAACCCGGCGTTCACCGCCCAGGACAGCACGGCCGGCGCCGGTCCCGAGGACCGCCGCGTCACCCTCGCGATGGGGGAGACGGCCGAGGAGGTTGCCGCCCTCGACGGAATCACCCGCGCTGACAGCGACGCTTTTGCCCTGCGCAGCCACGAACGCGCCATCGCCGCCATCGACGCCGGGCGTTTCACCGCCGAGATCACCCCGGTCGCCGTCAAGGACGGCAAGGTCAGCATCGACGAGATCCCGCGCCGGGGCAGCAGCCTGGAACGCCTGGGCGCGCTGCGGCCGGTCTTCCGCGCCGGCGGTGTTGTCACAGCCGGGTCCTCCTCGCCGCTCTCCGACGGCGCCGCAGCCGTCGTCGTGGCCAGCGCGGAGGCGGTCAAACGGTACGGCCTGACGCCGCGCGCCCGCATCGTCACGTCAGCAAGCGCCGGTGTGCCGCCACAGATCATGGGTCTCGGACCGGTGCCCGCCACCGAGAAGGCCCTGGCACGGGCCGGCTGGGGTGTGGGTGATCTCGACGCCGTCGAGCTCAACGAGGCCTTCGCGGTCCAGTCCCTCGCCGTCATCCGCCGGTTGAAACTGGACGAGGAGCGGGTCAACGCGGACGGTGGAGCGATCGCCCTGGGTCACCCGCTCGGCTGCTCCGGAGCCCGCCTCACCGTCACGCTGCTCGGCCGGATGGAACGCGAGAACGCCCGCCGTGGCCTCGCCACGCTGTGCGTCGGTGTCGGCCAGGGTGTTGCCATGCTGGTGGAGCGCGTCTGATGGCACAGCCCACCACCCTGCGGGTGGAAGAGCTCGACGACCGCGTCGTGGTGACGTTGCACCGGCCGGAGGCGCGCAACGCCATCAACGCGGCCATGATTCGCGAGCTCCACGAGGTCTGCGCCGGCCTCGAGGACAACCCACGGTTGCTGCTGCTCACCGGAGCCGAGGGCACGTTCGCCGCCGGTGCCGACATCGCCGAGCTGCGCGAGCGCGGCCGCGATCAGGCGTTGCAGGGGATCAACAGCCGCCTCTTCGACCGGATCGCCCGTCTGCCGTTGCCGACGGTCGCCGCCGTCGACGGCTACGCGCTCGGTGGGGGTGCCGAGCTCGCGTACGCCTGCGACCTGCGGCTGGCCTCACCCGGCGCGGTGTTCGGGAACCCCGAGCCGGGCCTGGGCATCCTGGCCGCGGCCGGGGCGACCTGGCGGTTGCGGGAGCTCGTCGGCGCGTCCGTCGCCAAGCAGATCCTGCTCGCCGGCCGGCGCCTCGACGCCGACGATGCCTACCGCCTCGGCCTGGTCGCTGAGATCGTGCCGGGCGACGAGCTGCTCAAGCGGGCACATTCGCTGCTCGACCGCATGTCGCGCAACGGCACCCTCGCCCTGAAGCTGACCAAACTTGTTGCCGACGCGCCCGGCGGCCACCCGGTCACCGACGACCTCGCGCAGGCGATCCTCTTCGAGTCCGAGGACAAGCGCACCCGCATGGACGCCTTCCTGGCCGGAGAACGCCGATGACCCCGAAGTCGGTGGGTGTGGTCGGCGGCGGTCGGATGGGCGCAGGGATCGCGCAGGTCTTCGCGGCGGCCGGGTCCAGCGTCACGCTGGTCGAGCAGGACTCGTCGGCCGGCGCCGCGGCCAGGCAACGGCTGGAGACCGGCCTGCGCCGGGCCGAGGAGCGCGGCAAGCTGACCGAGGACGTCGCACAGATCCTCGGCCGCGTCACCCTCGCTCCGGACGTGTCCGCCCTGCCGGCCGAAACCGACGTGGTGATCGAGGCCGTGCCGGAGGATGCCGGCCTGAAGATTCGTGTCCTCGCGGCCGTCGAGGCGGTGGTCGGCGAGCACACCGTTCTGGCCACCAACACCAGTTCACTCTCGATCGCGGGTCTCGCCGAAGGCCTGAAGCGCCCGGCAGCTCTGGTCGGCATGCACTTCTTCAACCCGGTGCCGGCGAGCGACCTCGTCGAGATCGTCGTCGGCCCGCAGACCGCCGACGCGGTCCGCGACGCGGCGCAGGCTTGGGCGCTCGACCTCGGCAAGACCGCCATCCTGGTACGCGACTCGCCCGGGTTCGCCACGAGTCGCCTCGGGGTGCTGCTCGGACTCGAGGCCATCCGCATGCTCGAGGAGGGTGTCGCCGACGCCGCCTCGATCGATCGCGCCATGGAGCTCGGCTACCGGCACCCGATGGGCCCGCTGCGCTCCACCGACCTGGTCGGGCTCGACGTGCGGCTCGCCATCGCCGAGCACCTGCACCGCGAGCTCGGCGAACGCTTTGCACCACCGCAGCTGCTGCGCGACAAGGTCGCCCGCGGCGAACTGGGACGCAAGACCGGACAGGGCTTCCACACCTGGGAGGTGAACCGATGACCGACCTCGGCGAGAAGACGTTCGCGGAGACCATCGCGAAGGACCAGCGGGTCGAGCCGCGGGACTGGATGCCGGAGGGCTACCGCAAGACGATGATCCGGCAGATCGCGCAGCACGCGCACTCCGAGATCATCGGCATGCAGCCCGAGGGGGAGTGGATCACGCGGGCGCCCTCACTGCGGCGCAAGGCGATCCTGCTCGCCAAGGTGCAGGACGAGGCCGGGCACGGTCTCTACCTGTACTCGGCCGCGGAGACCCTCGGGGCCGACCGTGGCGACCTGACCCGGCGGCTCATCGAGGGCAAGCAGAAGTATTCGTCGATCTTCAACTATCCGACGCTGTCCTTCGCGGACGTCGGCGTCATCGGCTGGCTGGTCGACGGCGCGGCGATCTGCAACCAGGTGCCGCTCTGCCGCAGCTCCTTCGGCCCGTACGGCCGGGCGATGATCCGCATCTGCAAGGAGGAGTCCTTCCACCAGCGGCAGGGGTACGAGCTGCTGATGACGATGATGCGGGGCACCGGCGCGCAGCGCGAGATGGTCCAGGACGCCGTCAACCGCTGGTGGTGGCCGTCGCTGATGATGTTCGGCCCGCCGGACGACAAGTCGCCGAACTCCGCCCAGTCCATGGCCTGGAAGATCAAGCGGCACAGCAACGACGAGCTGCGGCAGCGGTTCGTCGACATGAGCGTCCCGCAGGCCGAGGCGCTCGGTGTCACCCTGCCCGACCCGGACCTGAGCTGGAACGAGGAGCGCGGGCACTGGGACTTCGGCGCCATCGACTGGTCCGAGCTGCAGCGGGTCATCTCGGGTGACGGCCCCTGCAACGCCCTGCGCATCGAGAACAGGCGCCGTGCCGACGAGGACGGCGCATGGGTCCGAGAAGCGGCCGCAGTGCACGCCGCCAAGGCGTCCCGTCGTCAGGAGGCAGCGGCATGAGCGAGGACATCAAGCATGAGTGGCCGCTCTTCGAGGTGTTCGTACGGGCCAAGCGAGGACTCAACCACGTGCACGTCGGCTCGCTGCGTGCCGCCGACCACCAGATGGCCCTGCACCACGCCCGTGACCTCTACACGCGGCGCAACGAGGGCGTCAGCATCTGGGTCGTGCGGTCCGACGACGTGGCCGCGTCGAGCCCGGACGAGAAGGAAGCCTTCTTCGCCCCGAGCGGCGACAAGGTCTACCGGCACCCG
Protein-coding regions in this window:
- a CDS encoding enoyl-CoA hydratase/isomerase family protein, whose amino-acid sequence is MAQPTTLRVEELDDRVVVTLHRPEARNAINAAMIRELHEVCAGLEDNPRLLLLTGAEGTFAAGADIAELRERGRDQALQGINSRLFDRIARLPLPTVAAVDGYALGGGAELAYACDLRLASPGAVFGNPEPGLGILAAAGATWRLRELVGASVAKQILLAGRRLDADDAYRLGLVAEIVPGDELLKRAHSLLDRMSRNGTLALKLTKLVADAPGGHPVTDDLAQAILFESEDKRTRMDAFLAGERR
- the paaB gene encoding 1,2-phenylacetyl-CoA epoxidase subunit PaaB, which gives rise to MSEDIKHEWPLFEVFVRAKRGLNHVHVGSLRAADHQMALHHARDLYTRRNEGVSIWVVRSDDVAASSPDEKEAFFAPSGDKVYRHPTYYSIPDSVPHI
- the paaA gene encoding 1,2-phenylacetyl-CoA epoxidase subunit PaaA, translating into MTDLGEKTFAETIAKDQRVEPRDWMPEGYRKTMIRQIAQHAHSEIIGMQPEGEWITRAPSLRRKAILLAKVQDEAGHGLYLYSAAETLGADRGDLTRRLIEGKQKYSSIFNYPTLSFADVGVIGWLVDGAAICNQVPLCRSSFGPYGRAMIRICKEESFHQRQGYELLMTMMRGTGAQREMVQDAVNRWWWPSLMMFGPPDDKSPNSAQSMAWKIKRHSNDELRQRFVDMSVPQAEALGVTLPDPDLSWNEERGHWDFGAIDWSELQRVISGDGPCNALRIENRRRADEDGAWVREAAAVHAAKASRRQEAAA
- a CDS encoding 3-hydroxyacyl-CoA dehydrogenase family protein, with product MTPKSVGVVGGGRMGAGIAQVFAAAGSSVTLVEQDSSAGAAARQRLETGLRRAEERGKLTEDVAQILGRVTLAPDVSALPAETDVVIEAVPEDAGLKIRVLAAVEAVVGEHTVLATNTSSLSIAGLAEGLKRPAALVGMHFFNPVPASDLVEIVVGPQTADAVRDAAQAWALDLGKTAILVRDSPGFATSRLGVLLGLEAIRMLEEGVADAASIDRAMELGYRHPMGPLRSTDLVGLDVRLAIAEHLHRELGERFAPPQLLRDKVARGELGRKTGQGFHTWEVNR
- a CDS encoding thiolase family protein, with amino-acid sequence MPDAFLIGGVRTPQGKYGGALSGVRPDDLAGLVVREAVSRAGVPGEAIDEVVLGAANQAGEDNRNVARMAVLLAGLPDTVPGYTVNRLCASGLTAIVSAAQAIRSGEADLMVAGGVESMTRAPWVMAKPGTPWARPGEVVDSSLGWRFTNPAFTAQDSTAGAGPEDRRVTLAMGETAEEVAALDGITRADSDAFALRSHERAIAAIDAGRFTAEITPVAVKDGKVSIDEIPRRGSSLERLGALRPVFRAGGVVTAGSSSPLSDGAAAVVVASAEAVKRYGLTPRARIVTSASAGVPPQIMGLGPVPATEKALARAGWGVGDLDAVELNEAFAVQSLAVIRRLKLDEERVNADGGAIALGHPLGCSGARLTVTLLGRMERENARRGLATLCVGVGQGVAMLVERV